Proteins from a single region of Nitrososphaerota archaeon:
- a CDS encoding translation initiation factor IF-2 subunit alpha translates to MSQERPLPDPGEIVVCTVREITSHGIYVNLDQYDGTNGFLHVSEISTGWVRNIDRVAKVSQKLILKVVRINRMRREIDLSLRQVTNEERRQKVIDWKREERALTIVQAAGKKLGVDEPGERQLRRKLEEGFGTLYVSLETAAKRGAEALAPAGLSDREAKAVAELAAEKIIPPKYEVGALVEVSSRSPEGIEQVKKTLVAAASGQSAEVHITYAGAPHYRIRITADDYKQAEKVMDSVLEKIKDGVGKHDAFSFKREISRKYGGS, encoded by the coding sequence ATGAGCCAGGAGAGGCCCCTTCCGGACCCGGGCGAGATTGTCGTCTGCACGGTCAGGGAGATTACGTCTCATGGTATCTACGTCAACCTAGACCAGTATGATGGCACCAATGGGTTCCTCCACGTCTCCGAGATATCTACCGGGTGGGTCAGAAACATCGACAGAGTGGCGAAGGTCTCTCAGAAGCTCATATTGAAGGTCGTCAGGATCAACAGGATGAGGAGGGAGATCGACCTCTCGCTTAGGCAGGTCACCAATGAGGAAAGGCGCCAGAAGGTCATAGACTGGAAGAGGGAGGAGAGGGCGCTGACCATCGTCCAGGCGGCAGGAAAGAAGCTAGGAGTAGACGAGCCGGGAGAGAGGCAACTGAGACGCAAGCTGGAGGAGGGGTTCGGGACCCTATACGTGTCTCTTGAGACCGCCGCAAAAAGAGGGGCGGAGGCGCTAGCGCCTGCAGGGCTGTCGGACAGGGAGGCGAAGGCGGTGGCTGAGCTAGCTGCGGAGAAGATAATCCCCCCGAAGTACGAGGTTGGGGCGCTCGTAGAGGTGTCATCGAGGTCCCCTGAGGGGATAGAACAAGTCAAGAAGACGCTGGTTGCGGCCGCCAGCGGACAGTCGGCGGAGGTCCATATCACCTACGCCGGCGCGCCACACTATAGAATCAGAATAACGGCGGACGACTACAAGCAGGCTGAGAAGGTCATGGACTCGGTTCTCGAGAAGATCAAGGATGGGGTCGGGAAGCATGATGCCTTCAGCTTCAAGCGCGAGATATCAAGGAAGTATGGCGGTAGTTAA
- a CDS encoding 30S ribosomal protein S27e, with protein MPGVQPRDDDRWNQAEEGGDSGVKRDREPIPKTRSAFLLVKCPDCGEERILFSNAAKDVGCQGCGRKLAESRGGKSVVLATIVKRLG; from the coding sequence ATGCCGGGAGTGCAACCGCGAGATGATGACCGATGGAATCAGGCTGAGGAAGGCGGAGATAGCGGCGTGAAGCGCGACAGGGAGCCCATCCCCAAGACGAGGAGTGCCTTCCTGCTCGTCAAGTGCCCTGACTGTGGAGAGGAGAGGATACTCTTCTCGAACGCGGCAAAGGATGTGGGATGCCAAGGGTGCGGGAGGAAACTCGCCGAGAGCCGTGGCGGCAAGTCTGTGGTCCTTGCCACTATCGTGAAGCGACTGGGTTAA
- a CDS encoding 50S ribosomal protein L44e, protein MKFPKEIRRNCPWCNKHTIHSVSLYKRGKERAGSWGARRQAGRKRGYGGQKFPELIRTAKTTKKATLRLKCRECNREMMTDGIRLRKAEIAA, encoded by the coding sequence TTGAAGTTTCCAAAAGAGATTCGCAGGAACTGCCCTTGGTGCAACAAGCACACCATACATTCCGTGTCGCTCTACAAGAGAGGGAAGGAACGCGCAGGATCGTGGGGTGCCAGGAGGCAGGCCGGCAGGAAGCGCGGTTACGGTGGACAAAAGTTCCCCGAACTGATACGCACGGCCAAAACCACCAAGAAGGCGACTTTGAGGCTGAAATGCCGGGAGTGCAACCGCGAGATGATGACCGATGGAATCAGGCTGAGGAAGGCGGAGATAGCGGCGTGA
- a CDS encoding RNA-protein complex protein Nop10, which translates to MKSLMLKCGRCGRYTLAEQCRSCGERTVTVHPARYSPDDRYARYRTQLAYADRADPTVAV; encoded by the coding sequence ATGAAGAGCTTGATGCTGAAGTGTGGCAGGTGCGGCAGATACACTCTGGCTGAGCAGTGCCGGAGCTGTGGAGAGAGGACTGTCACGGTCCACCCGGCGAGATACTCGCCTGACGACAGATATGCGAGATATCGGACCCAACTGGCGTATGCAGACAGAGCCGACCCAACGGTTGCCGTCTGA